AGGGTATCAGTTTGAAGCGGCGGAGGCTAGCTTTGAGCTGCTGATGCGGGAGGCGCTGGGGCAGCGGCAGCGGTTCTTTGAGCTACAGGGCTTTCAGGCGCGGTGCGATATGGCTCCAGAGATGAATGACGGCAATTCCTACGCGCTGGCAACGATCAAGGTCCGGATTGACGGCAAGGACTATCTGGAGGCGGCTGAGGGCAATGGCCCCGTGTCGGCGCTGGATGCAGCCCTGCGGAAGGCGCTGGTGAATGTTTACCCGGCGATCGCCCAATTCCACCTGACGGATTACAAAGTGCGGATTCTCGATGGCGGCGCGGGGACTTCGGCCAAAACTCGCGTGCTGGTGGAGTCGAGCAATGGCCACCAGCGCTGGACGACCGTGGGCGTGTCTACCAACATCATCGAAGCGTCTTATCAGGCGGTGGTGGAGGGACTGGAATATGGTCTGCTGCTACAAAATCAGGCGGAGGCAGTGCTTAGCACCTGAAGTCGAAACTCGGCCGAAGCAGCAGGGATTAATCCTATTCCTGCAAAACTTCGTCATACTGATGAGAAATAACGTGAGAAGTAACGGGGTTGCCCCTCCATGCCCACGTTGATTTCACTCCAGTCCTGTCGCCACGGGGTCGGCAGAACCAATCTGACGGCAAATTTGGCAGCTTGCATTGCCGCCCAGGGCTACCGTGTGGGCGTTCTGGATGCGGATGGCGCTGCGCCAGGAATTCATGCCCTGTTTGGTCGAACGGCTGCGTTGGACGATGTAGCAATTAATCAGGACGTGTGGAGCAACTGGACGAGCGATTCCGAATCGGGCGATCGCCCGCTACCCTTTTCAAGTACTGCTATTCCGATAGGCCAAGGCACTGTGTTGCTGCTGGGGGGCGATCTGTGCCTAGTGCCGCCCGACCTGCGGGTGCGGGATGTGCAGCGGTGTCTTCAGCAGGGCTACGATCCCGACCCCCTGGGGCAGGGCCTCCGCACCGTGGCAGAGCGACTGGGGCTAGAGTTTCTGCTCATCGACACTTACCCCGAACTGGACGAAGGCACAATGCTATGGATGGCAGTGTCCGATGCAGTCGTTTTGGTGCTGGGGCTGGATGCGACCGAGTTTCAAAGCCTGGCCGTGCGGATGGACATTGCCCACACGCTGGAAGTCCCTCAAGTCTGGCTATTGGCTAACCAGGTGCCGCCTGCCTATGGGCTGAGGGAAGTCTGGCGCAAGTTGGAGCATAGCTATGGCAACGCCATGATTGGCGTGTTGCCGATGGAGGATGAGATGCTGGCGCTGGGCAGCACTGGGCTGTTTTACCTGACCTATCCCGATCATCCGCTCAGTCTTGCGCTAGAGGCGATCGCCCATCAGTTGATCAAAGCGCCTGTGATCAAAGCGCTCGCGCCTATCACTCAGTTGCAATCTGTTTCTGCCGATTTGCCGCCAGATCCCAAATCTGTAGATTAGGCACGCGAGATTAGGCACGAAACGCGCTACTGAGGCGTAAGGGCGATCGCAAATGATCCGTCTGCGCTG
The Thermoleptolyngbya sichuanensis A183 DNA segment above includes these coding regions:
- a CDS encoding MinD/ParA family ATP-binding protein, producing MPTLISLQSCRHGVGRTNLTANLAACIAAQGYRVGVLDADGAAPGIHALFGRTAALDDVAINQDVWSNWTSDSESGDRPLPFSSTAIPIGQGTVLLLGGDLCLVPPDLRVRDVQRCLQQGYDPDPLGQGLRTVAERLGLEFLLIDTYPELDEGTMLWMAVSDAVVLVLGLDATEFQSLAVRMDIAHTLEVPQVWLLANQVPPAYGLREVWRKLEHSYGNAMIGVLPMEDEMLALGSTGLFYLTYPDHPLSLALEAIAHQLIKAPVIKALAPITQLQSVSADLPPDPKSVD